From the genome of Tenericutes bacterium MZ-XQ:
ATGGGAGTTTTTTTATAATACCTTTGATATCTCCAATACCATCACCATTGGTATCATAAAAACTTTTGGGATATATTTGATAAACTACTGCTTGTTTCCACCACATATGAACCTCCGTTTAACGTTAAACTAATTCTGTATTTTTAATACCCAACTGGTGGGTATTATGTTGTTTTTCTTTGAACCAGCTGTACTGGCATGATGATTTTTTCTGGCTTGTTCGTTTGATGCTGCATCTTCTTATTTAAAAGATTGACTGCCACTTCACCTTTTAGGGTTATGTCTTGTTTGATGGTTGTTAAGGACGGTTGAGCAAGCTCACCGATGAACAGTCCATCAAATCCGACAATCGCAACATCTTCTGGTACTCTAATCCCATATTGATTTAAGCCCTTCATGACACTTAAAGCCATAATATCGGAATAAACGAATAATCCATCAATCGTTGAGATATGTTCTTTTACAACTTTACCAATATCAAGTCCGAACTCATATGAGGTATAGCCTTCAAATACATTATCTTTGGTATACGTTAATCCGTATTTCTTTAAGGCTTTTTTATAGCCATCAAATCTTTTTGAAGAAACACCTACTTCTTCTAAAGATGATAAGACAATACCAATATTTTTTCTACCTGTTTGAATCAAATGCTCAGTTGCAAGATATCCACCTTGCTCATCATCGGTGATGATGAGATCTAATTGATCATTTTCGATGTAACTATCTAGAAAGACTGATGGGACATCAATATCTTTAAATATCGTCTTCATTTCTCTTTCAACAGCACCTAAGACAATCACACCATCAACATTCCAATTTAAGATGAGTTGTTTTAATGTTTCTTTTTCACTAATGAAACGAAACATGAGATAATATCCAAGTTTTCTTAAGTTATACTCAATGCTATTAATCAATTCTCCATAAAAGGGATTGATTAATGCTTTATTCTTATAAGGATCCGCTTCTATCGTTTGTGGGATCGCAAGCATCACGATTTTTGATTCATGACTCTTTAAAGATCTCGCAAACAAATTAGGCGTATAGTTTAATTGTTCGATTAAGTTTTCAATTTTGATTCTAGTTTTTTCAGATACTTTATCATATCTTTTATTAATCACGTTTGACACAGTCATTTTACTGACATTGGCTAAACGTGCAATATCCTCTAAAGACGGCATATGTACACCTCGTTTACCGGTATACTAAAATTATATATGAGATGTAAGCGTTTGTCAACGATATTTTTAAATTTTTTTATAAGAATAAAGTTGATATATGCTGACTCTAATCCTTCATATATAAATATATGAGGTATAAAAAAAATCTTTCAGCATCGAAAGATTTTTTGTTTTATCTACATAACACTCATCATAACCCAATCATTATTTTAACTGGCTCACTGAATCCTTAATTGTTTTCTCAAATGCCATTTTTCCATATTTATCGACTTGCATCTTATCCTTAGGTCCATGACTAAGTGATCCTGGACCACCAATACATCCCCCGATACAAGCCATACCCTCAACAAAGTTTCCAATAGATATATTTTTAGATATTTTAAATAAAGCTTTCTTACATTCTTCTATCCCATCACAAATGACAGGATTCACTTCAAAATCATGGGTTTCGTTTTCTTTAAGTGACTGCATCACCGCTTCACTTAAACCTCCAGATCTTGCGAAGATTCTACCATAATAAGAAGCATTATCTAATGGTGATTCCTCTAAAGATTCAATATCTATATGTTTACTGTCTATGAGCGCTTGAAGTTCTTCAAAAGTCATGACACTGTCAACATAAGGTTTTACTTCATCTAATTGAGATTCTTGTTTCTTTGCGATACATGGTCCAATAAAAACAACTTTAGCTGAAGGTTCATTTTCTTTAATATACTTCGCTAAAAATGCCATGGGTGATAAATTATGAGAAACATGCTTAAGTAAATCTTTATGATTCTTTTTGATATATGATACAAAAGCTGGACAGCAGGAACTTGTTAAAAAACCTTTTTCAACAAGTTCTTTTGTTTCTAGATCAGCAATCATATCTGCACCTAAAGCTGCTTCTACAACACTATGAAATCCAACCTTCTTAATCGCAGTAACCACTTGACTCAAATTCACATGCGTAAATTGACTTGCAATGGATGGCGCAACAACTGCATAGATCTTATATGCTTTATTTTCATTGCTCTTTTTAAGAAGATCAATCACATTAACAATATATGATTTATCTACTATAGCTCCAAATGGACATTGATAGACACACGCACCACAACTGATACACTTCTCATTATCAATCACTGCAACTTTATTCGAATCCATGGTGATTGCATTGACTTTACAGGCACTAACACATGGTCTCATATGATTTGATATTGCATGATAAGGACAAACCTTAGCACATAAACCACATTCAACACATTTCGACTTATCAATGATTGCTCGTTTATGATCATCAAAAGATATCGCTTGTTTTGGGCAAACTGAAGCACATCTATGTGCCAGACACCCTCTACAACCGCTTCCGACTTCATAACCACCAACAGGACACTCATCACATGCAATGTCTATAACTTCAACAATATTGCTGTTTTTTGAGTCTCCACCAATGGCTAGTTTGATCCGCTCTGTTAAGATTGCTCGTTCTTTATAGATACAACATCTCGAGATTGGTTTTTTCGTCGGATTGATCAGTTTAGGTATATCAAGCATATTTTCAAATAAAGAATCCTTAAATGCTTGGTTAGATACCTCTTTTAACACTTGATATTTTATATATTGTACTTGTGTATCGAATTTTCTCATCTTCTACTCCTAAAAATAACTGACTTTTATGTTTTTCCCCATTTTTTTTAAACATGTGCTAATCTCTTCTATCAATTGCATTTTAATACTAAAATGAATGGGAAGATCTGGATTTTGATGTGCTGGATTGATTGCTTTACCGACATAAAAATTTATATCAGTGCCCTTTTCAAATAACCATCTAGCAATCATTGATGCTCCATCTTTTTGAAAAGACCATTGATCATGCAATTTGTTTTCCCCTAAAAAATCTTTTGCATAAATCAAGACTTGATTCATCGTTATGACACCTTCTGTGACTAAATCAACACCTTCAATCTCAGCAGTTGGTGGCATATTCGGATCATTATAGTCTAAACTTGTCTTTATGGGTTTACCTAAATATTTTGAGACGATTTGACTTGTTGTTCCACCACAAACAATTTTCTTACCCCTTTTAGAAAAGAACAACGATAACATTTGCTGATTATCAAATTTATTTTTAGGTGGACCAATCAATAAATTTAATGGTTCTCGTTTAATGACTTTAATCATTAAACAGGAAGCATCATCTCCAGGTTGATGATCATATAAACCCTTACATTTATTCATCATCAGATTTACCAATACTTTTGCGTTTACATGCTTTCTATTGTAATGCTTAATGTATTTTATAATGTTTTCTCTTTCCCACCCAAAATTAAGCTTAGTACCTACTCCAGCATGAACACATCCATCAGACATCGCTAAAAAACAATCTCCAACTTGTAGTTTCAACTTAGAATGAAAGATTCTTTTATTCGCAATCATCATTTCAGTCTTATAAAATTCATAATGCTCTTGATCTCTAATCAAAATAACAGAGGGATTGTCATATTGGACAATTTCTACTTCTTCTAAATGGTTCACTCGAATTAAAGTAAATGTTGAATAAGCTACTTGTCTAACCTTGCAGGTTGGTAGTGTATGAGCAATAGTTTCAATGCAATCTACAAGGCTCATGCCTTGTGAGATCATTGTCGATACAATTTTTGCAGTAAGTGTTGCTAAAATGGATGCCTTCACACCACTGCCTAATCCATCAGCAAGCACATAGATGTGACTATCTTCAGTTTTTACTTCTTCAATTTGATCACCACATAATGTTTCATTATGTTTACAAATAGAAGCATATCCAACATCTAAAAATAAATCATTCATGTTCTAGATGCTCCTTAAGTTTTGTTAAAGCAATTTTGGTCTCTGCAGCTGTCTCCCCTAAAAGTGAAGCAATCTCTTGGACAATGCGCATTTGCTTTTCAACAACCTGATTTGTAACTTCTATCGTTTGTTTTTTATGCTGTTCTTTGATTTCATTTTGTCTATAACTATCTGTGATATCATTCATCAGATACATGATGATATGATAATCACGATCATAAATGATAGACTCTTCAACATGCTTTTGATATTCTGCTAAGTATTTTTTTCTTTGATAGACACTTCTTTTTTGCTCTAACACTTTTTTAAAAGGTTCTTCATCTAAGATTTTGATGATCTTCTCACCTAAAACATCTTTTTCTGATCTTACATTGATGATTTTTCTTGCTGCATCATTAATTTTTTGTATTTCAAGATGTTCATTGATGACGATAATACCACTCGGCGTATAATTTAGAATATTACGATAAAAACTCTCTGCTCTTTCCTTCAAAAAAGGTAGGCACATGGATATGTTTGCTTTGCCTTGGAAAATAGCGATTGCTTTTTCCCGACAAGTATCATATCCACAAGATCCACAGTTTAACTCATCTTTTTGATTTGTTTTTCCCATTTGTTTCATGATTTCATCAATCGTGTTTTTGTTTGGTATTTCATTTTTCTTTTTGATTGAATGAAACTTTTTCAGATAAGCCTTTTGTTCAAGTTTATCTACATCAATATCATTTTTACTGCCATAAGAAATCACTGTTAAATAATCTCTTAACGGTGTTTTATGATACTTTTCCATAATCGGTCCATGAATACAACTTCCGACGCAACTTGACATTTCAATAAAACAGTTCTTCAAATCTCCTTTAGAGATATCTTCTAGCACATTGATACAGTTTTCGACACCATCAACAGCTATATATTGATAATCATCATTTCTTCTTGACAGTGACTTAATGATACCCCCTGTCGTTGGAAAGAATCTAGCTTTAAACCCGTCGTGTTCTTCAACTTCTTTTTCTAATCTAACTTGACTGTATTCAAATAATCGACTGAGTTCCTCAAAAGTCAACACTGCATCGATATAACCTTGATAATAATCAGCTTCATCCTTTTTAGCAATACAAGGTCCAACAAAAACAACTTTAGCATCTTTGTATCTGCGTTTAATATCAAGTGCATGTGCTTGCATTGGGGATATGATTGGCGCTAAAAAAGGTAGAAGATTCGGATAATACTTTTGAATGAGTAGATTAACAGAATGACATGCAGAAGTGATGAGTATTTTCGGTTTTTTTGTATCGATATAATCTTCATACTCTGATTTAACTAGTGCTGCTCCGATTGCTGTTTCTTCACAATCAAAAAAACCTAATCGCTT
Proteins encoded in this window:
- a CDS encoding ferredoxin, producing the protein MRKFDTQVQYIKYQVLKEVSNQAFKDSLFENMLDIPKLINPTKKPISRCCIYKERAILTERIKLAIGGDSKNSNIVEVIDIACDECPVGGYEVGSGCRGCLAHRCASVCPKQAISFDDHKRAIIDKSKCVECGLCAKVCPYHAISNHMRPCVSACKVNAITMDSNKVAVIDNEKCISCGACVYQCPFGAIVDKSYIVNVIDLLKKSNENKAYKIYAVVAPSIASQFTHVNLSQVVTAIKKVGFHSVVEAALGADMIADLETKELVEKGFLTSSCCPAFVSYIKKNHKDLLKHVSHNLSPMAFLAKYIKENEPSAKVVFIGPCIAKKQESQLDEVKPYVDSVMTFEELQALIDSKHIDIESLEESPLDNASYYGRIFARSGGLSEAVMQSLKENETHDFEVNPVICDGIEECKKALFKISKNISIGNFVEGMACIGGCIGGPGSLSHGPKDKMQVDKYGKMAFEKTIKDSVSQLK
- a CDS encoding serine/threonine protein phosphatase — encoded protein: MNDLFLDVGYASICKHNETLCGDQIEEVKTEDSHIYVLADGLGSGVKASILATLTAKIVSTMISQGMSLVDCIETIAHTLPTCKVRQVAYSTFTLIRVNHLEEVEIVQYDNPSVILIRDQEHYEFYKTEMMIANKRIFHSKLKLQVGDCFLAMSDGCVHAGVGTKLNFGWERENIIKYIKHYNRKHVNAKVLVNLMMNKCKGLYDHQPGDDASCLMIKVIKREPLNLLIGPPKNKFDNQQMLSLFFSKRGKKIVCGGTTSQIVSKYLGKPIKTSLDYNDPNMPPTAEIEGVDLVTEGVITMNQVLIYAKDFLGENKLHDQWSFQKDGASMIARWLFEKGTDINFYVGKAINPAHQNPDLPIHFSIKMQLIEEISTCLKKMGKNIKVSYF
- a CDS encoding histidine kinase: MSEIIALNRNQCKNCYKCIRHCPVKSIKFSGNQASVVKNECILCGNCYVDCPQNAKEIVSDIEKVKVLLQQHDQVIVSLAPSFVANYDGAGISMMRKAIKRLGFFDCEETAIGAALVKSEYEDYIDTKKPKILITSACHSVNLLIQKYYPNLLPFLAPIISPMQAHALDIKRRYKDAKVVFVGPCIAKKDEADYYQGYIDAVLTFEELSRLFEYSQVRLEKEVEEHDGFKARFFPTTGGIIKSLSRRNDDYQYIAVDGVENCINVLEDISKGDLKNCFIEMSSCVGSCIHGPIMEKYHKTPLRDYLTVISYGSKNDIDVDKLEQKAYLKKFHSIKKKNEIPNKNTIDEIMKQMGKTNQKDELNCGSCGYDTCREKAIAIFQGKANISMCLPFLKERAESFYRNILNYTPSGIIVINEHLEIQKINDAARKIINVRSEKDVLGEKIIKILDEEPFKKVLEQKRSVYQRKKYLAEYQKHVEESIIYDRDYHIIMYLMNDITDSYRQNEIKEQHKKQTIEVTNQVVEKQMRIVQEIASLLGETAAETKIALTKLKEHLEHE